The sequence below is a genomic window from Bacteroidetes Order II. bacterium.
TTGGAAGCTGGGGTGGTTCCGAATGACCAGATAACCCGATTCAAGGACGCCCAGCAAAGGCCCATTTTGCTTTTTGCATCACAGGCTCAAGGCATGTTTGATGAGGTACGTACCCTTTCTGGGCCACTTCTGGCGCAGTTTTGTGTACAGAATCATTTTTCCTGTGTTGTCAAACCACATCCCCGCGAGACAGACGATGGCCTTTATCGCCAGGCATTTGCAGAAGCAGGGATTATAGACCGATTGCTCGAAATACAAGACGGACTATTTCCGATGCTGGCCGCAGCCGACGTTGGTGCTACTTGTTATTCTACTGTTGGATGGGAAATGATGTGGATGGGCCTTCCTCTTTTGCTGCTCGACCCACTCAAATTAGATTTGCTCAAACTCCGATCTGCCCCTTTTGTTTACACCATAAGTGGTCACAAAGACCCACCTTTTCGTGTTTGGATGGAACATCTCGCAGAGCATAAGGCAGCCGGAAAACAAGCAGCAATCCAAAAATTGGGACCTTTAGAAGGCAATGCCGCCGCACGTATATTGGCGCTCTTGCACAAACCGTAATAAAATCTGGTTACAAAAATTCTTATTCCTCATAATCCAGTTCATGAATAGCACACCAGTTTTTCATCGCCCTACGAAACATCTGACGTCGGAACCGTTGCCAATCATCCGCCAAATTTAACCCTGTGACCACCATTTCCCACCTTCGTTCCGCCAGCCCGGACTGTAGTACCCGATTCAATTCGTCAATTTTAGCCTCATTGACTACCACATTCCGGACAAATCGGTGCATGATATCATATTCATCCACGTCCTGACGGGTTGGCAACCGCATCCAATCGGCATTATCCAAAATTTCAGCGGCCAAACGGGTTTCCATTTGCTCCCACCCCTTCCCGCTGTCCGATCCACCCTTTTCAGCCGCATGAAAAGCTTCCGGTGTTATCGCAGCCACTTGTCCGGTTGTAGGATTGAGATAAACCAGTAATTGTCTTAAACTAAGTTCAAGGCCACGTACCAGATCGTCTAACTTAAGAACTTGCATCACAAAATGCTTCATTTGGGGGTTACACCGCCTCAAAACGATTGGCGGCCCGGTTTTTTACGACATGATCCGGATGAAAGATGCAACCGTTCATGCTTACATAGACCCCTCGTTCAAACGCCTGAACGACCCCCATTGCAAATCCGATGTTAAATACGGCATCTGTATTCCGAAACCTTGCCGGAGAAAGCGAACCAACCAATACAATGACCCGACTTGTTGCCAAGGGTGCCAAAACTTGCGCAGTTTTGACCATCGTATCAGTCCCATGCGTTATAATAATACGCTTGCTCGGACAAACCTCTACGGCGCCGAATATTGCTTGCCGATCGGCATCCGTAATTTCCAAACTATCTTTCCGCATTAATTGGCGGATTTCGTATGCGGGGGTCACATTTGCTTCACGAAGAACTTCGCCGATCATTGGGTCGCCAATTTCAAATTCACTCTTGGCATCAAAATATACCTTGTCTATGGTGCCACCAGTGGTAAAAATGGTAATCATTTCTAATGGGGGTTTGGGGAATTTAGGGAGTGGAAGTTAAAACGGATATAAGATGGGAGCAATTAAAACCCTCGTGCGTAGCAAAGATTCTTTTTTCGCCAAATAAACGGACTTCCCTGTAAATAAGATTAACCCATGACCAACTTCAAAGACCTCTTTCAACATACCAAAACCATCGCCGTGGTGGGCTGCTCCGACAAACCCTACCGAACAAGCCATCGGATTGCCGCCTATTTACAATCGGTGGGTTTTAGGATACTCCCGATTAACCCCCATGTTCAAAGCGACATTCTTGGAGAAACCTGTTATCCTGACCTGCTCTCTGTTCCAACTGAAATCAACATAGACCTGGTGAATATCTTCAGGCAACCCCGTTATACGGCTGCTGTTGTGCAGGAGATTCTTCTACGAATGGCTTTAACGCAAGAAAGACCTGTCATCTGGACTCAAATGGGCGTTTCTTCCGAGGAGGCCCGACGCATTGCCACAACCAACGGCTTAACCTATATAACGAACCGTTGTACGATGGTAGAACATGCCTACCTTGATTAGGCCATAAAAAAACGTGCCCAATTCAATTGCTTGCTTTGGACACGTTACAACCTCCTCCTACTGAAGCAGCCGCAAACGCAGGCTACTTCGGGGCTACAAAAAAATACAACATTCTCAAACGCCTTTGGCCTAATTTTTATATAATTGGTCAAAAAAACGTGGTGAATGGTCAAAAAACGGGTTAGGGACTCAGTCGGCTTATCAACCGAGCAAATGGAATCGCCTCCCGGACATGTTTGAGACCTCCCACCCAACAAATGGTGCGTTCTAATCCTAGCCCAAACCCACTGTGCGGCACCGATCCAAACCGCCGCAGGTCTAAATACCACGAAAAGGCAGACTCCGGCAAGTCGTGTGCGCGGATCTGATCCAGCAAAAACTGCAAATCGGTTGCCCGTTCTCCCCCACCAATAATCTCTCCGTACCCTTCTGGAGCCAGCACATCTACCCCTAGTGCCAACCGATCGTCTTCTGGATCGCGCTTCATATAGAACGCTTTGACGGCAGCCGGATAACGGTGTACCATAATGGGCGTATCGAAATGTTTTGTCAGTACGGTTTCGTCGCTGCCCCCCAAATCATTCCCCCATTCAAAAGCAATGGCAGAGGCTTTCCATTTAGGTAAATTACGCTGACGTTCAGCACAATCTTCTAATAATTGGTTGATTTCGATTTCCCGCGCATCAAACTTCTTCTTTTCCCACTTTTTGGCTGATCCATAGTTTTTTTTGATTTCAGTCAGTTCCGAACGTAGGCTCTTTTCTTCCTCAAAAGCGGCCTCCAATTCACTATCCAACATTTCCATGCTTTTGCTACTCTTAAGCAGATCCACCGCATCCGAATAGTGAATTCGAGGGAACGTGGCATCGGCTTTTTTCAGCAGCGCCACATCTCGGCCCAAAACGTCCAGTTCCGCCCTGCAATTGGCCAGTGCATCCCGCAAAATCCGGCGCAACAACCCTTCTGCCATGTCCATATTCATGGCAAGGTCATAAAATGCCATTTCTGGTTCGATCATCCAAAATTCAGTCAAATGGCGACGGGTCTTGGATTTTTCAGCCCGAAACGTAGGACCAAAGGTATAGATTTTTCCTAACGCCATAGCCATCGCTTCGCCATATAGCTGTCCCGATTGGGTGAGATAGGCTTTTTCATCAAAATAATCAACTTCAAACAAAGTGGAGGTGCCTTCAACCGCATTTCCGGTAAAAATGGGGGCATCCATCTGCACAAATCCTTGCTCCTGAAAATAGTGATGAATAGACATGATGATAGTGTTTCTGAGCCGCATCGTAGCCCAAGGGCGCTGGCTACGCAACCACAAATGCCGTTGATCCATCAGAAACTCAATTCCATGCTCCTTGGGAGTGATCGGATACCCTTCTGCCCGTTGTATCAGAACCGCCTCATGAACCACAAGCTCGTATCCCCCAATCTGACGATCATCCTTCCGCACCAACCCCGTTAACACCAAAGAACTCTCCTGCGTCGCATCTTCGGCAGCAGCCCAAGACGCCGTTCCAATTTCTTGCTCTGCCATCACACATTGTACTAGGCCCGTTCCATCTCGTAAAATTAAAAAGTGCAATCCTTTGGATGAACGTTTGTTATAAAGCCATCCTTTCAAGGTCACCAATTGTCCATCGTGGCTTGCCAAGTCCCGGATGTACACAAAATCGTGTTGCATAAATTACCTGTTTGGAGAAACATTTGCTAAAATTCAGTAGCGCAAGATACGTTAATCCGCTACAAGAATCCAGAGATGCACCCCTAACTCGAGGCCAAAAGGCGGTTTAATTCGGCCATACCAACCGCACCTTCCCGTAACAACTTCAACTGACCGTCTGATATGGCCACAACCGATGAGGGGGGGGCTTCGGGCAAAGCACCCGCATCCACAACACAATCTACATTCAACAGAAATGACGAAGGCAAATTTTTCAGGTCGTTTACGGGTGCGCTTCCAGCCGGATTGGCCGATGTGGAAAGCAATAAACGATCCGTTTTTTCAATCAATGCCTTACAAAAAGAATGGGACGTTTTACGGATACCAATCAATGCTGAAAGCCCTCGAAGACGTGTAGGAACCAAATGGGTGGGGTGAAACAGCAGCGTAATGGGTAATGAGGCATCCATCAACTTACGGTGAATGCTTGTATATTCCGCAATCCATCCAACCACCCGATCCCAATCGTCGGTGAGTACCAACATGGGCTTAGTCGCATCCCGCCCTTTGATGGTTTGCACCTTTTGGATTAGTTCGTCATTTTCAGCATCCCCACCAATCCCATAAACCGTTTCGGTGGGATAGATAACCACATTTCCCGCCAAGACGGCATCTACGGCTTCCTCAAGAAAGGGCGTCATCCCGATATGTTTAATTTTTCTTTATAATTTCGGCTTGCCAGTTGGGGCTTTTGCGACTCCCGCTAACGGTGGCATGAATCAATTCAAATTCCCCAAATCCGCTCATGTCTGCGAAGATAAACTCCGCCCGTCCCTCACCGGGGATATTGTTGTATTCCCAGATTTCGTAAGGTACGGTTTCGCGGCGCGACAAATTGGGTTGCGTAGAAGAAGGAAGGCCATATTTTAGCAAGGTTCTTCCACGATCCGTTTTCCAACCAATCGTAAACTTATTAGAATAACGGTCTTTCGCCATCCGTAAGTTTTCATAAAATTCCATCCGGTATTCATTTATAGATGTCTGAGGATTGGTATCTCGTGCCAACCAATAATCATAGAGCCACCGCCGTTTAGCCTCTATTGTCGCCAATTTGGCCATTTGTCGTTCGTCTGTAGTTGTAGAAATAATTTTTATGTGCTCCATTTCGTCCGCCACTTCTTCCTCGGTCATATTAACAAACACAGAAGCCAAGAAGTCTTCATCAGGATCTATTTTTGTTTCCTGAAGTTGGATATTAGGGTTATAAATAAAGAACTTACGTCGTTGTTCTAAAACGGCTTCGTTATTTTCGTTTAAGATAGCCACCCGAAGAAAGTATGCACCCGAAACCAATTTACTGACATCAAAACTCCCCGTCAGAACATCATTCTCCCGAAGGGTGCGTTTCTCCCGGATTTCCAGTCCCGGTATGGCCTGAGGCGCACTTGCAGCAGAAACATAGGCCAATAAAGTATATTCGGCTTGTTCTGGATTGATCTTGATTTGTGAAATTTGATAAGCTTCTGCATAAAAAAGTAATTTATCTACTCCATTTCCATATAATTGATTTGGATTTGGGCGTACCGAAAGGCCACTTCTATAAAAAGCATCGTCTCGGTTTGAAGAAGGCTCCATCGCCGATGCAAACATAATGTCAGACATATTGGCTTTGGGCGTCTGGTCCATAAAATTCCTGACCGTCACTTGGCGTGTAAGAGACTCCCCCACGATTCCTAAGGTGGCATCCGGCAAAATCTTGAGAATCAACTCGTATTCTCCCGGCGGGACAAGATCTCGGATCAAATACTGAAAGACTTGGCTATCACCTACAAAGGTTGTATCCGCGATGGGAAAAGCCAGCCTCATGGCATCGCCCCGAACCGCCTCGGCCACCGTCTTTCCATCGGATTGTACGGTGTTTCGGGTAAGTCTCCATTGTATAGGAACCAATGCAACCAAACCTCCCTCGGCTACAGGTCGGAAGGGCAAAGACTTAACCTCAAAAGACAGATATATTTCAAAAAGACTATTACCACCCTCATAAGCAAAGGAAGCATGATCCAGACTTACCTTGACGCGACGGGGTTCTGGAGCCTCCTGCGCGAAAACAGGGTACACAGCAGTACCAACCAAGATCAATATATACCAGAATAAACGAGAACCAAGCTGTTGCATACGGATGATTTTTGGGTTGCATAGGGAATAGCGGTTGCGCTAATCTAATTTATTTAGAACGATTCAAGCGGAAAAAAAGTTCAGAGAGAACGACCTAAGCCATGAATGGTATGTAAAATCGCTTGAACCGTTTTCAAAATACAAGGTACAGCATCGGCCATGCAACCGCCAAATCCAATCCATATCTAAAAAGAGGATGGTGTAATGGGTACGTTGCCAAAAGGGTAATTACCAACAAGCCACTTAAGTCTTCTACCGGAAAAGGGGTGTAGGTCCAGAAGCCAATCCCTAGCATTGCACCCAACCACATTATTTGACGCAGTTTCTGTAGAGACCAATTAAAAAACAGGGGCTTGATCCCCATTATTCCATCGCCAGACCGATCTAAATAATCCGAAATCAGGACATTAGGCAGAATATAAACCATCCGATAGAATATTGAAAACACACCGTTTTCGGGCCATTCTTCGCGAAAAAACAAGATCGGTAAAACCACGCCACTCAGCCCCCAAACAACTATAACCCAAATGGTTTTGAGGCTGCCAAATTCTTTTAATCGTTTACCACAGATAACAGGAAAAACATAAAGTGCCGCAACACATGTTAGAAACAATAACGGCTGCCACAACCAGCGAGACAACATAACCGCACCAATCAAGATCAAAAGAGAAGCAATAACTATCCACCAGAATAAGCCAAAATCAGAGGTCGTTCTACGGTTATTCAGAACATCTTCGGGCGAGAGAAAAGAGAATTGATCTGCGGCATAGACCAAAAACGTTCCAGCAAAAGCCAGTACAAATAAAACTGGTTCTTCCGGTAGCCGGAATGCTGCTACAGTAGCCCAAATCCATGAAGCAGCCACCAAGCCTGCAATGGCCGCCCCCACAGGAAAACTTTTAAGAACGAATACCCAATTGTTTGGCTTCGGTGAGCGCATCATTAATCAACTTAGCATATGTTTCTACTTGACCAGAACCATTATAATATTGGGTAAAAGTCCTAATACTCCCTTCTTTCAGATAACGAATCATAGCACCTGCTTCAGGTGCTTTTACGTTTTTACAAAAATCAAAAAACCCAAGAATATGTGCTGCTTCTCCTGCCTGAAACGCATTATACATGGCCATTGCACTCTCGTAGCCGATGTTGCGATAAGCAGAAATGAGTATCTGAGGCCCGCCAATGCTGCACGACATCAACCCCGGCTCCGAATCGCCTGCAAGCCGCTGAGACAAGGCCAAAACACGATACTCCAGGTCTTGTTTACCATGAAAAGGCTGAAAAGGCTCGTTTAGTGTTTCGCGAAAGCGATGGTTTTGCCAAGAATTACCTCCAACGCCAGCATGACCACCATGCTGAAAATGTCGGTTATACACAGACTCGTTGTACTTACCCCAATATCGAAAAAAATGATGGTTCTCGAATCGGATAATAGCCCGATTGGCAAGGTGTATCCGACCACCACTTTCCACATAAAACACCGCCAGTGCAGATTCAATTGGAATTTGGGTAAGGCTCTGAATCGCCTTGATCAACCCACCCATTCGGTTATACAGTTCTCCCATACGCACCCGACTGGCTGGCCACCCTGTACGGATAAGGATAGGCGTTTGGGGTGTCAGTTCAATATTTTTTAGAATTGGATTGTCTTTGTAATAAGGTGATTCCAAATGAACTTTAAACAGTGCTGCCCAAGTTCCGGCGCCAACAATACCATCTTCTTTCAAGCCATGGGCTTTTTGGAATTGTTTTACCAGACTTTCGGTAA
It includes:
- a CDS encoding threonylcarbamoyl-AMP synthase, producing the protein MTPFLEEAVDAVLAGNVVIYPTETVYGIGGDAENDELIQKVQTIKGRDATKPMLVLTDDWDRVVGWIAEYTSIHRKLMDASLPITLLFHPTHLVPTRLRGLSALIGIRKTSHSFCKALIEKTDRLLLSTSANPAGSAPVNDLKNLPSSFLLNVDCVVDAGALPEAPPSSVVAISDGQLKLLREGAVGMAELNRLLASS
- a CDS encoding asparagine--tRNA ligase, giving the protein MQHDFVYIRDLASHDGQLVTLKGWLYNKRSSKGLHFLILRDGTGLVQCVMAEQEIGTASWAAAEDATQESSLVLTGLVRKDDRQIGGYELVVHEAVLIQRAEGYPITPKEHGIEFLMDQRHLWLRSQRPWATMRLRNTIIMSIHHYFQEQGFVQMDAPIFTGNAVEGTSTLFEVDYFDEKAYLTQSGQLYGEAMAMALGKIYTFGPTFRAEKSKTRRHLTEFWMIEPEMAFYDLAMNMDMAEGLLRRILRDALANCRAELDVLGRDVALLKKADATFPRIHYSDAVDLLKSSKSMEMLDSELEAAFEEEKSLRSELTEIKKNYGSAKKWEKKKFDAREIEINQLLEDCAERQRNLPKWKASAIAFEWGNDLGGSDETVLTKHFDTPIMVHRYPAAVKAFYMKRDPEDDRLALGVDVLAPEGYGEIIGGGERATDLQFLLDQIRAHDLPESAFSWYLDLRRFGSVPHSGFGLGLERTICWVGGLKHVREAIPFARLISRLSP
- a CDS encoding GWxTD domain-containing protein; the encoded protein is MQQLGSRLFWYILILVGTAVYPVFAQEAPEPRRVKVSLDHASFAYEGGNSLFEIYLSFEVKSLPFRPVAEGGLVALVPIQWRLTRNTVQSDGKTVAEAVRGDAMRLAFPIADTTFVGDSQVFQYLIRDLVPPGEYELILKILPDATLGIVGESLTRQVTVRNFMDQTPKANMSDIMFASAMEPSSNRDDAFYRSGLSVRPNPNQLYGNGVDKLLFYAEAYQISQIKINPEQAEYTLLAYVSAASAPQAIPGLEIREKRTLRENDVLTGSFDVSKLVSGAYFLRVAILNENNEAVLEQRRKFFIYNPNIQLQETKIDPDEDFLASVFVNMTEEEVADEMEHIKIISTTTDERQMAKLATIEAKRRWLYDYWLARDTNPQTSINEYRMEFYENLRMAKDRYSNKFTIGWKTDRGRTLLKYGLPSSTQPNLSRRETVPYEIWEYNNIPGEGRAEFIFADMSGFGEFELIHATVSGSRKSPNWQAEIIKKN
- a CDS encoding CoA-binding protein gives rise to the protein MTNFKDLFQHTKTIAVVGCSDKPYRTSHRIAAYLQSVGFRILPINPHVQSDILGETCYPDLLSVPTEINIDLVNIFRQPRYTAAVVQEILLRMALTQERPVIWTQMGVSSEEARRIATTNGLTYITNRCTMVEHAYLD
- a CDS encoding peptidoglycan-binding protein, giving the protein MPNPVTSTSVGASLAVDDRPTLELNDGKTPETLELKPFVLELQKLLRNKGFQVPLDGVFGMQTKEAVVVFQRGKGLGDDGIVGRKTWAALYVNDRPLLRLYDGFDHVTPHLRDAVRELQSVLRDKGYPVGNIDGRFGPFTESLVKQFQKAHGLKEDGIVGAGTWAALFKVHLESPYYKDNPILKNIELTPQTPILIRTGWPASRVRMGELYNRMGGLIKAIQSLTQIPIESALAVFYVESGGRIHLANRAIIRFENHHFFRYWGKYNESVYNRHFQHGGHAGVGGNSWQNHRFRETLNEPFQPFHGKQDLEYRVLALSQRLAGDSEPGLMSCSIGGPQILISAYRNIGYESAMAMYNAFQAGEAAHILGFFDFCKNVKAPEAGAMIRYLKEGSIRTFTQYYNGSGQVETYAKLINDALTEAKQLGIRS
- a CDS encoding asparaginase, whose amino-acid sequence is MITIFTTGGTIDKVYFDAKSEFEIGDPMIGEVLREANVTPAYEIRQLMRKDSLEITDADRQAIFGAVEVCPSKRIIITHGTDTMVKTAQVLAPLATSRVIVLVGSLSPARFRNTDAVFNIGFAMGVVQAFERGVYVSMNGCIFHPDHVVKNRAANRFEAV